The genomic interval TTGAAGATCAAATCGTCTATTTTGaaaatcagaatgaaacaataaaaaattcttttgaaattgTTATCTACTTCACCCAAAGGATTTGCATCATCAAAATTTCAAAACCTTTGAGTTAGTATGTTTGTAGTAATCTAAGTTTATATATAGGGTTATTTTGTTCTCCTTTAATGTAACAATACAATTTCATCTCTGTCAACTGACAGTGTATATCAGAATGGGGAAAAAGTAGATAACTCAATCTGATAGAAGGtaggaaaaaaaaatgttttagatAGTACCTGCATTACTGAGTCGTGCATTTTAAGCTCATCAAGAACATCTTTCCTCAACTCATTTTTGTGTGTCCTTGGCGTCGTCATCATCATCAGCACATTCTGCCGCAATCTCATAGCTAAAATTTACCAAATAGGAAACAAGAATTCTCAGGGAATACTAGGGAATTATAACAACAAATGATTTGAATATTTCGCTACACGATCCTCACAACTAGAACCAAATTCTAGTTACCCTTATCACAATTCGGGACGCAACATCAGGGAAAGATGGAGAGCAAATCGTAAACCCTACTGAATAAAACATCTAAGAAATTTCTGAAATCGAAGCTCAGGGATCGAGGATAAGCACTACTCACGCTTGCGCGAAGGCCCTCAAGAAATATGCGTTCCGTGCAACATAGCTGCCACGAGAAGCACCACAAAGGGAGTATACGAACCGAGCAGCGCCTCCTTGCTGGAGGAGAGCCAGAACCGCGAGGCCGCGGAGCCTTATCCGACGACCGACGCCAAGCGGGCTCTAGCCGAGCGGTGAAAACAGATCCGATCTCGGAGGCATCGGTGGGCGCTTCAGATCTTCAGACCGCTTCGAGAAGCTGAGATCCGACCGATCTCGCTTCAGAGGTAGCAATTGAGGTGGTCGTATCGAGTGGGAAGAGGAGGAGGCGAATTTGGGGCTTCGGAGGCGAAGGTAGAGGAGGACCGCACAAAGTTggggttggggggggggggggggggtacagTATTTATAGAGGGAGGAGGTCAGAGGTTTGGCCGACCGCCTTCGCGAGTCCGTCGTGAGCCCTCCACGTCAGCCCTCGTCGTCGTCCATTTCATTTTACGGATTTGGATTCGGGTTGATTTCTAGAACACAAATCTCAGCTACGATGGGAAGCTCTTACTACAACAATTTACACCTTAAAACATATTTCGATACCGATTACGATCAATAAAGGAAGCAAAGAGCTCGTCACTTCCATGCTGATACTGATGCAAGCTCCCCGCGCTTCCAGCAGAGGGAAAGGGAAGTTTGGCTCCGGTCGACGGAGAATCCCTGAACCAGCACCCTCTTCAGAAGGCATTCTGCTTGTGTCTCTGTGATGTTGCTGAACTGCACAGGCACGAATCCAGCAGAACTAAAGAGATGCCTCCATGAAACTGCCTTCTTGTTCGACAAATGAAGGTGTCGGAAAACAGCATTTTGAATCCTTGGCCGGACTAAGAAACGTTCGATCTTGTTGGCGGCGTCTGGATTGGTACCCGCTGCATCGATTGAATCGAGGAGAAGTATGCATGACCGAATTGAGCTGAGAATATTGTGCCCGTAAGGTAGGTCGATGCGATCGTATCCATAATCAACAGAGACCAAAATCTTTGGGGAAAGCTGCTTCACAAAGCGTAGGAGATCCAGAATAAGCAGGTCGATTGAAGAACCAACAGGGAGATTCACGGCGACTGCCTCATTGGGCGTGGGACGCATTCTTAAGAGCGCTGATGGATCAAACGGGTCAAGGTCGAGAATGTTGAATTCGAAAACGAGGCCAAGACCTCTAGCAAACTGGAGCAAATTCTGGTGAATGAGGTGCAGCTCTAGAGGGTGATGGGAGCAGGGAGATGTAAAAGCAGTGATCTTTAGGTATGGCGGAGCAGCCACTGCTGATGAACACCGGTGAACTAGCTCCTGCATAAGGGCTGACCACTGCACGCCGATGCCAATGTCGAAATCAATGATGTGGATGCAGGTAGCACCGTCAAGTGCCTCCAAGATGGCCTGGACGCAGGTTAGGCTGGTGAATTGGGCAATGGGCGAGACGTCGGAGAAGGTTTTGTAGGTGGCGAACTTGAGCAGCGCATCCAATGGTGTCGACACCGGCGGCGGCGGTGCTTGGGGGGAATTGCCGGCGAGGAGGTGGAGAGCCTCCTTGAAGTAGAAAGCAGACCGCAAGAGAGGTTTCCCCAATGGAGAAGGGAGCTGGTGATTGAGCCGCGCCAATATCCCACGGGCGCTGAAGGTGTTCCCGGCCACGATCAACTCTGCCACCTCGAAGAGCTGGTCGAACAATGCCCGTTGCTGCTGCTGAACTGGGGTCGCAGCTGCCACGGACGGCTCGTCTCCACTTGCTAATTTGGGCTTTACTGACGGCGGTTGAAGCTGGAATCCAGCGGCATCGAGCTGTCGTCTGAATCCCATTTGATGGGGGACGTTTTGGCAGAGGAGCTCAGGAGCACGAGAGGTAGGGAAGGGATCGACGGCAGGGCGTTTGCGTGTAGGAGGGGCGAGGTGCTTGCACGGCTGACCCCGGTGGTAGGTAGTCGACTGCTGATGAAATGggaggaagaaggaagggaagagcTGTGGTGGTTGGGCCTGGTTCTCCTGATTGGGAAGGAGATGCTTTTCGTCTTGCAAATGAAGCTCCGCCGGCAACGGAGGCAACAGAAGAGGGAGGATATCGGCTGAAGGAGCAAGGCCAAGATTAGGGTTCGGGATCCCGCAACCAAAACTGTCAGCACCTTCGAAAACGCAGAGCGAATCGAAGTTACCGCCGCCGGAGGTGTCATCAGCCTCGCTGATGATCCACCCAAGAAAGTTTTGGTCTTGTCCTATTGAGGCGGCCGGTTCGCAGAACAAGCCTTCCAAATCACCGGCGAGGGAAGCTGGTACTGGCAGAAGCTCTGTCGTGCTCTCCGCCCTCGAGGCCCCTTCCGCCGCCGCCGAGGGAGTGGCGGTGATCGCGGATCCGTCAGAGGAGGCAGACCTTCCTCCACCAACGACGAGTGAGGACGACAGCGTCGAGGCGGAGGAACTCGGCGGGCTAGGGCTCCGCCTGCTTTCCAGCACCGAACGCGGCTCAAGCAGCAGCTTTTCCTTCTCCCTTCCTTTCTCCTTCCTCTTAGCAACCATAGCAGAAGTAGCGCACCAGAGGAGACCTTCTTCTCCCTCCAAGACCTGCAAAGAAGCCCCATTTTGTGGGACGGCAAGGGGCGTCCCTCCCCTCATCTGATGATCCTTAACAGCACTACAACCCGCCGATTCCGCACCTCCCAGCAAATAGCCCAGTGCAGTCTCCGCAGCTTCACGCACCTActggatctctctctctctcagcaCGCTCCGCTGCCATGATTCCGCGAGCTGGTTGGAGCAGGAAAGAAAAGATTTCATCTTTCTAACTTTTGGCGAGATCATGGCGTCGCTTTTGAGTGCGCCGATGCAGACGCTATGCTTTCTCCTCCGCTGAGATCAATCCAGCAATTTCCTAGCTCAAAAGGAACAGGAAAGTTCCCTGTTCTTCTCTGCCTCTGCATCTAACTCTGCGCCACGAATTCAATTGGCATGGGCATCGAATCAAGAACAGTGATAAATAGATCGTAACGCTCTCTTGATATATCGGCTCTATCCGATATTTCAACTACTGTATGGATCAAAACCATCATTAATTGTCtggttataattttttaaaataatattatataactAACTATAATCATATTAATTTCAGCAATTTACGTAcaccaaattttgaatttatcaaatggtgcactataattttattttatcaaaggaCGTCCCTTACACTGACATCCTTATTTCCTATctcatttttcaaaatatctaatCAGATTgttatttgaaaatgatttaaaaatattattgaagTTTGGGTACTAATGGCGGCCATTTATCAAAAGAtgtatttaagtttttaaatttatcaaaataagtATACTACTTTAGCATTTATTAAATGACGCATCTTTTTACCGTGTTCTTCTTATTCTACTCTCCTAACAAATTTAAttgatttcttttttcttttctttatcatttCTCTCTCTTATCTTTCCTACTATGCACATGCAACGTATcaactcttttcttttcttttctttttttattttctctttgttttttattttttttatatatttgttttCTCAAACATGTTATAAGAGATCAAAATCACGTTGAGCCTAATATCtctccatatcagacccaatgtgggcctgatatggagagATATCAGACCTAACAACAGGGGAAAAAAagagatttagatttttcaaCACCTCTGGTCCACTACTAGAAATGTCGAAAATAATAATGGAGGAcatatttagactccttgcaattttagaaatctataggATCTGAAATGcttgcaatctgaggtctctaaatcgatcagtgagttttgaccaaaattcactgatggacctagagagctccgattgtacccattttagttcctgtagatttctaaaattgcaaggagtccaaatatgctctccattattatttttgacattcctagtggtggaccaaaggttttgaaaaacctaaatctaccgtttttttttttgttattaggcctgatatgaagagatatcagacccacgttgggcctgatatctcttcatatcaggcctaatgtaggcatgatatctccccatatcaggcccaacgtgggcctgatatgggagatatcaggcctaataacaaaaaaaaaagaaaaaaataataaataaataaataaagagagatttaggattttcaaaatCTCTAGTCTACCACTAGGAATGTCGAAAATAATAATGAAGAGTATATTTGGActccttttaattttataaatccacaggaactgaaatgggtgcaatcagagctctctaggtccattagtgggtttcggtcaaaatccactgatggacctagagagctctgattgcaccaaTTTCAGTTTATGTGGATTTCTAATattgcaaggagttaaaatatgctatctattatttatttcaacttctaaaagatgttaaaatataataagaaataatCAGCAAAACAATCTCTATAcattttaggtttttcaaaacctctggtccaccactaagaATGTCAAAActaacaatggagagcatatttgaactccttgcaaaattaaaaatctatagaaactgaaatcagtgcaatcggagctctctaggtctaaatctctctctctttcttttttttctttttttttgttattaggcctgatatgaagagatatcaggcccacgttgggcttgatatctgttcatatcaggcccaatttgggtctgatatctccccatattaggcccaacgtggacctgatatgggagatatcaggcttaataacaaaaaaagaaagaaagagagatttaggtt from Zingiber officinale cultivar Zhangliang chromosome 6B, Zo_v1.1, whole genome shotgun sequence carries:
- the LOC121992079 gene encoding scarecrow-like protein 6, with the protein product MRGGTPLAVPQNGASLQVLEGEEGLLWCATSAMVAKRKEKGREKEKLLLEPRSVLESRRSPSPPSSSASTLSSSLVVGGGRSASSDGSAITATPSAAAEGASRAESTTELLPVPASLAGDLEGLFCEPAASIGQDQNFLGWIISEADDTSGGGNFDSLCVFEGADSFGCGIPNPNLGLAPSADILPLLLPPLPAELHLQDEKHLLPNQENQAQPPQLFPSFFLPFHQQSTTYHRGQPCKHLAPPTRKRPAVDPFPTSRAPELLCQNVPHQMGFRRQLDAAGFQLQPPSVKPKLASGDEPSVAAATPVQQQQRALFDQLFEVAELIVAGNTFSARGILARLNHQLPSPLGKPLLRSAFYFKEALHLLAGNSPQAPPPPVSTPLDALLKFATYKTFSDVSPIAQFTSLTCVQAILEALDGATCIHIIDFDIGIGVQWSALMQELVHRCSSAVAAPPYLKITAFTSPCSHHPLELHLIHQNLLQFARGLGLVFEFNILDLDPFDPSALLRMRPTPNEAVAVNLPVGSSIDLLILDLLRFVKQLSPKILVSVDYGYDRIDLPYGHNILSSIRSCILLLDSIDAAGTNPDAANKIERFLVRPRIQNAVFRHLHLSNKKAVSWRHLFSSAGFVPVQFSNITETQAECLLKRVLVQGFSVDRSQTSLSLCWKRGELASVSAWK